The Sander lucioperca isolate FBNREF2018 chromosome 4, SLUC_FBN_1.2, whole genome shotgun sequence DNA segment AGTGCAGTACCTataactaggggtgggaatttcttggcacctcacgattcgattccgattcagaggccaacgattcgattctaaaccgattatcgatgcatctcgatgcaacaatttttttatgtacatttccatgcgtgatttttaaaattatacatataaatctgagtttgatactcagagtttgctaatcacttcctagacaaagcagctagacaaagcttagattttgacatattttaggtttttgttttttagtcatttcatgcttaagccttaaacatgcttgtgaaagtcaccttctctcccagtagtcttccatgtcagaggctcagtcatgtttaaaggtggagaattggcttcttagaacatgaaacatgaggtggtcagatgtaatgtgataaagtagatgaacagcctatatgtgttttgcttaattattttatgtatgtcttattagatcatgtgtatatatacaaaatgtaattttcttttccttttctttgtgtgttttttttctgcactcgtGCCTAAactcccatttttttttaatcgattattaacttatcagaatcgataatcgaatcgttctagagagaatcgcgatgcatctaagaatcgattatttttcccacccctacctATAACCCTTAAACACATTAGTAAAGTCTTTCCATAGTCAGATTGTAGCAAGATCATTGTTTTACATGACAAATCCCCCTTACAGTTCACAGAGGGACCTTTCCTCAATGGCATGTACTGGGAGGTGTGGTACAACAACAAGAGCCTGCCAGAGAATCAGAGTCTTATCTACTATGAGAACCTCCTCCTCGGTGTGCCACGGCTCCGGCAGGTCAAAGTCCGCAACGAGTCCTGCTCCATCCACGAAGATCTGAGAGATGAAGTTCACGACTGCTACAACATGTACACCCCAACCAACGAAGACACAACCTCCTTTGGCCCCAAGAAAGGAACAGCGTAAGTCCATGCATTTTTCAATTCAGTTTGATAGCCttcaattatattatattatcagTTTTAAAAGGAGGCTAGAGCTGTATCGTATGTATTACACTAACAAATGTCTACATCCTAAATCGGTTCTTTCTGGTGTCTCTCAGGTGGGTGTATACAGCAGAGAGTAACATGAATGGGAGTGGTTATTGGGGACAGATATCTAAATATGGAGGTGGAGGATACTACCAAGACCTGTCTCGTACGAAAGAGGAGTCGGCAACCCAACTGCAGTTTCTGAAAGACCACCTGTGGCTGGACAGAGGCACCAGAGCGGTGTTTTTCGACTTCTCTGTCTACAATGGGAACATCAACCTTTTCTGCATTGCCAGGTGAGAATCATCAATCACCATCCAGGGCCGTGACTTATGATTACTTCTAGATTTTGGATTTATTAACATGGTATGGAATTCAAAGaacatatacaatacaataatgaTAAAACAATGGCACCAGGTAGAAatgaaatgcaacaaaaatgcttTTAGCAGAGGCAAAACATTCTTTAAGAAGGCACccaattttacattttgtttgtggtttattcaattaatgtaaaaaaaatgcaaatgacAATTTCTCAGAGCCCAAAGTGACTTCTTCACATTGCTCCTTCTGTCTGACAAACGTTTCTAAATCCAAGGATATTTTATTCATAACAATATGAAACAGAGGAAAGGCACACAACCCCACGTGTGAGGAATCAGAAGCAGTGAATAGTGAAAGGCTTGATAACTGACTTAAATGATTCATTGATTATCAAAAGTGCTGtctaattttctgtcaatcaacaaaTCAATTATTTGATATACCCAGTACAGtctaaaaaagggaaaaatgaATACATCCCCCTTGCTAAATTGTTGGGAGAATCTTAATTTATCTCCAAAATATAAAAGTAACTGTATGAATAGTAATAGTTGATCTGATTTGATGCATTTGTCAGGTTGTTGGTGGAGTTCCCTGCTACTGGTGGGGTGGTGACTTCCTGGCAGTTCCAAACAGTGCGTCTGATACGATATGTGTCCAGCTGGGACTACTTTGTGGGTCTGTGTGAGGTGGCATTCTGTCTATTCATCCTCTACTACGTGGTGGAGGAAGTGCTGGAGATCCGCATCCACCGCTTGCATTACTTCAAGAGCTTGTGGAACTGTCTGGATGTTCTCATTGTCGTGGTGTGTATCAAAGTCGTATTACTCTGGGATTACTAAAGTCAATATATAGTCATTTTTAACAGGATTGACTGAGTTTGTTGTTTGCTCTGTCTGCtctttttttcagttgagtgtTGTTGCCATCATCATGAACATAACCAGAACAGCCATGGTTGGCAACCGTCTGAAAGGCCTGTTGGAGAACCACACCGCTCACCCCAGCTTTGAGCTTTTGGCCAACCTGCAGGTCCAGTTCAACAACGTGGCTGCGGTCATCGTCTTTTTTGCCTGGGTCAAGGTATACATATTTTCCCTTATATTCATAATCACTCCAAAGATACCTTAGTGGAAACATAAGAACCCAACTACTGTAAAGTCGACTAATGCTGATCATTTCTCACATCTCTTAGCTTTTTAAGTTCATCAACTTCAATAAGACCATGAGTCAGCTGTCTGGCACCATGTCTCGCTGTGCCAAAGACCTTGTTGGTTTTGCCATCATGTTCTTCATCATTTTCCTGGCGTATGCTCAGCTAGCCTACCTGGTGTTTGGAACCCAAGTCAACGATTTCAGCACTTTCCAAGCCAGCATGTATGTAATTCAAAGTATAGTCTACACGTGTACAAACACCTCTGATGTTTCCTGTTGTTTAAAAATGTTGCTTCTGTTTGTGTAGATTCACTCAGTTCCGTATCATTCTGGGAGACTTTGAGTTCTCAGAAATAGAAGAGGCGAATCCAGTTCTCGGACCTATCTACTTTACAACCTTTGTCttcttcattttctttattCTCATGGTGAGTAGGGTTTAGTCATCTGTTGTGTTGAAGTTTGTTCATGTTGTTTGCATGCGCCAACACAAGAACATCTTTTCTCATCCTGTCTATATAGAACATGTTCCTGGCCATCATTAATGACACATACTCTGAGGTGAAGGCCGACATGTCCCAGCAGAGGACTGAGATGGAAATGACTGATCTCATTAAAAAGGTATTGAATTTTCATGCCATTGGTATCATTCATTTTGACAGGGCAGATAAAATCCATTAAATCAACAGAAGGCACCATGGCAATAATAAGATAATGGCTCCAGAAGCTACTCCCAATATTGCAATTTGTGGGTCTGGTTGTATATACTTACAGATACAGATATTGAAAAAATtattagaaaagaaaaaaatattgtctTGAAAATGTTAGGGTTTCCTCCAGGCAAGGTGTTAGTGGAGTGGTTGGTTGTTTTCCCCGACGCTTGATATAtttaataaaacagaaataatttcTTCTGATGTGAGTCGCAACGCTGCAGGAAATCCTGAATGTTTCAGGTAACACACCAGAATGGTATCAAAGATTGTCAGCTCCATAACAAAAAGTGATACAGAGTGACTTCATCTTAATGACAGAGGGAGCAGGTAGCATCTGATCCTGGGAACATGTTTGCTAGTTTACTTTTGCAGAAGTGTAGTTTGTGTATTACCTTAAACTGTATCTGCTTTGTTTAGGTAAGTCCAAATGTAAGTTAAAGTGTTCTTCTCTTTTAGGGTTGTAACAAAGCTTTGATGAAGTTGAGACTGAAGAAGACGGCAGTAGACGACATCTCCGACAGTTTGCGCCAGGCCGGGGGAAAACTAAACATCGATGAACTCCGCCAGGACCTTAAAAGGTGAAGCAAACCTCAATACTGCTGAAAGCTATTAACTATTATGATattatttcaatgttttgggtttggttttgttaatataaaaatcaTATGCTATGTGTCCTGAGTGTGTTGTTGATTTTTTATCCTTGCTTAGAAAGGGCCACACAGACGCAGAGATTCAGGCCATCTTTGCCAAGTATGATCGAGATGGCGACCAGGAGCTGACGGAGCATGAACACCAGCAGATGAGAGACGacctggagaaagagagagtgagtggtGATGCCAACAGCTACTTACCCTGCATGTATGTGTTAGCGTACACCTAGCCTGCCGATGTTCAGTGTGTCTCTGCTCACTCGCCAGGAGGACTTGGATCTGGAACGCAATTCGCTGACTAGACCCAGCAGCGGGCGGAGCTTCCCTCGTACCCAGGACGACTCGGAGGAAGACGATGACGAGGATAGCGGCCACAGCTCTCGACGGCGTGGCAGCAGCTCAGGGGGTGTCTCCTATGAAGAGTTTCAAGTGTATGGAGCTTTTACTATTATACTGTAGCTTACGTGCAGGCTAATCATTAATGAAAGTTGAACTAGTAACAGTGTCAGAATCATACATATACAATTTATATAAtacatacagtaccagtcaaaagtttggataCACTTTCTCGTTCAAGTGAATAGGAAAGTGTTTCCAAacctttgactggtactgtacatACATTTGGGTTTTTCATACTAATCTGAATGATTATGGCTGTAGTAGTAtgacacatttaacatttaatcaAATAAAGGGAACTAACGGCTCCGTGTTTCTCAGGCTGGTGAGACGTGTGGACAGGATGGAGCACTCCATCGGCAGTATAGTGTCCAAGATAGATGCTGTGATCGTGAAGCTGGAAACTATGGAGAGAGCTAAACTCAAAAGGAGAGATGTGCTGGGCAAACTGCTGGATGGAGTCATGGAGGTGAGATGCAGTGGAGATGCAGTCAGctcatagtggagcatttagaagctaaagagccagatatgtTTCTGaagagttggtagagaccaaaaacagagctaaaaagaGAGGGAATTTTTTGATTTGCATTCATAAGGTGGCCAGAAATATGACTTAATATACTTGAATAATgttctgtactgtactgtatctgATGGATGTGTTAATAGGCAACTGATTACAAGTTTGCAATAGCATCTTAAAAGGTGGTAATATATCAGCAGCTTGTTTCttctgcccccaagtggccaaagaaatctgttattgcaggtttaTTTAACTGGGTTACAGCAGACtttaagaagaaagaagaaacacaGTTTCTGTTCtcgaggaaaagaaaaacctgATTTCCTCAGCTAGATTTCTTCTTAAATCTTAAATCACTAgtacaattaaaataaataagccATGCTTCCATAATAAAGTTGGGTGTTGGGGAGAAATGTGAATACTGTCCTGCTGCATGTACGGTATATGCAGATTTATAGTTACTAGGTTACAACAGTGCACGTTGTCAGATATACTGCATAATCGGATTtcttatgtgcatgtaaacaagCTGTACAACTTAATCTGTTGTTGTCTGTCAGGATGAGCGTCTGGGACGGGACACTGACGTCCACAGGGAGCAGATGGAGAGGCTGGTGAGGGAGGAACTGGAGCGATGGGAGTCTGATGATATGGTCTCACAGGTCAGCCACCCACAGCCTGCCACTCCTGTCGGCCCCCGGCCGCGCCCATCCTCCTCCCTGTCCACCGACGGCCTTGACACAAGCACAAACGGGGGCAGCCATGTGTGAGGACTTGGCCCGCTGAAGAATATTCCACTCTAGCAAGAAAGCTCTCCACTGGAAATTTCCCTGCAGCGGTACAAGTAACTGAAGATGTGGGACCATTTTTGCAAAAGAAAATAAGATACCATTTCTTGACATATTTCAAAGGAGGTGATCAAATCAAACGCACTTCACCTCAAATATTTAAATGCACTGAAAGTGAGTGAGGTCCTCCTCTGAGACATCTAAAAGTAGTCACTTAAGCTATTATCAAGTATTACTTTAACAGCACGATGAAAGGAAACATGAAAATGTGTGAAAGTGGTTGAAGAATAATGAAGatttacagtgcagtgttaCATCACAGTATTAGATATTGGATATAATACATCAACCTGCAAGCATACTCAGTTGTACTCAGCGAATACACAGTTTATGATTTTAGTATTACATGAGAAATATGCTTACCTGCTTTTGATTACTGTATCCACACATCGCAGCATTTACACAAATACCAAAAAGACATTTCTATGACTGTTAATTATGCTGattctttttttcatcattttaataCACAGTAGGTACAAGTGTGGCACATTCTGTCATATTTACTCATCCTCTGTACATCAGTTAAGCTTCAAATTAAATAGCTTATTATCATTTTATGATACATATTGTAACTTAAAACAAACTTCGATTTGGAGTGCATCTAGTGTTCATGGGAAACCCATGCATTTATTATGTTTTCTCTGtgccttacttttttttttttttttttttttacaatctatttcttttttaaatctgttatgccaaataaagtgttattaaaatataagtttgtttaatttattatactTTCTCTGTTTTGGATTATGATTCAGTTTAAGTGACAAGACAACAACCATAAATATGACTCAGTAACAAAAGGATCTAAAACACTGTCTTCCtttttaaacatatatatatatatatatatatatatatatatatatatatatatatatatatatatatatatatatatatatatatatttaggatGAAGTCTtcattaaatataaaaacattagaTTATAATAGAGAGAACTAATTATGGAGGAAATAAAGACAACATTGTGTTGTTTCAGTTACTGTATTTAGCTGCATTGAGTTTAGAATTAGCTGCTGATTTCCTTGAAAGAACAGCTCCATTATAATCAAAGTAAATATCTAATCTTTacgtatttatatattattgtcAATAATTGTCTTTATATATGTTAAATTGtatcttaaaacacatttgtgcATGTGCAGCTGACCTGCTGTGCACTGACAAATAGCGATAAACACAATAATACTACAAAAGTACAAACTTCCTTGGAAATTATTAGAAAAATTACAGAcctgtaaaataaagtgttgCCAAGTATTCTTTTGAATATGATCATTATTAACACTTAAACACATTCAACAGAATAACTGTTAGTTAATATCAAAACACAATGCACCGAGAAAAAATCCCCCACAGAGACCAATGTTACATGAAAATGTTTATACATGTTCTCAAAAGGCTGTATCataatatacatgtatatgtagaACTTTTCTTTGGAACAATAGAATAGCTTAACACAAACTTAGTATCTATGTGATATCCTTCTACAATATCTACAATTACAAATAATCAGTGCTGAGTTCAAATCAAGAAAGATTAGGATATTGTGTGAAAGCTGAATAATCAAGACTACTGAGTTACaaaagtacagaaaaaaaggcatagtctgattttaaaataatacattcatAAATACGAAACACATCACACGTCCTTTTCTTGTGAAAAGTCTTGAAATTCCTACATGTCAGAAAACTCTTTTCTGTTGGGCTTTTAAAACTACTCCAacaatgtgaaaaataaaaaatattgtcaGCAATTAGCTCCTAAAAAGTTAACATTTTGAAGACACATGGTTTTCACCAAAGATGATAAAACTGATGTTTACATTCAGGTATGTATTTTACCTGTACTGAATATCCAAGTATGTAACAGCAAACCGTAGACACACTCAAAGAAATATACCTTTTTGGGAAAATGTGCGTATTCActtagagttagatgagaagatcaacacTCTTATATCTTTACAGCAAAGCTGCTCTAATCatcaatatttt contains these protein-coding regions:
- the pkd2 gene encoding polycystin-2 isoform X1, which translates into the protein MSSSRVRPQQLKLPQSQTGRLPHRLDSSEGIEMENIQQQDLGLGGVIGTPSPPSRQAWSRDNPGFEPEDEIMEADWPPASPGRRSVSTASSSSCSSGLGSYTGAGSSTHISRGGLYPTPTVDARQQDRHDHRSCMKQILQKIRILWGTELMEDSDNSRERYLRNVLREMVTYIAFLITICILTYGMVSANMYYYTKVMSQLFLDTPLSAGDPSSFRSLSTMEDFWKFTEGPFLNGMYWEVWYNNKSLPENQSLIYYENLLLGVPRLRQVKVRNESCSIHEDLRDEVHDCYNMYTPTNEDTTSFGPKKGTAWVYTAESNMNGSGYWGQISKYGGGGYYQDLSRTKEESATQLQFLKDHLWLDRGTRAVFFDFSVYNGNINLFCIARLLVEFPATGGVVTSWQFQTVRLIRYVSSWDYFVGLCEVAFCLFILYYVVEEVLEIRIHRLHYFKSLWNCLDVLIVVLSVVAIIMNITRTAMVGNRLKGLLENHTAHPSFELLANLQVQFNNVAAVIVFFAWVKLFKFINFNKTMSQLSGTMSRCAKDLVGFAIMFFIIFLAYAQLAYLVFGTQVNDFSTFQASIFTQFRIILGDFEFSEIEEANPVLGPIYFTTFVFFIFFILMNMFLAIINDTYSEVKADMSQQRTEMEMTDLIKKGCNKALMKLRLKKTAVDDISDSLRQAGGKLNIDELRQDLKRKGHTDAEIQAIFAKYDRDGDQELTEHEHQQMRDDLEKEREDLDLERNSLTRPSSGRSFPRTQDDSEEDDDEDSGHSSRRRGSSSGGVSYEEFQVLVRRVDRMEHSIGSIVSKIDAVIVKLETMERAKLKRRDVLGKLLDGVMEDERLGRDTDVHREQMERLVREELERWESDDMVSQVSHPQPATPVGPRPRPSSSLSTDGLDTSTNGGSHV
- the pkd2 gene encoding polycystin-2 isoform X2 — encoded protein: MSSSRVRPQQLKLPQSQTGRLPHRLDSSEGIEMENIQQQDLGLGGVIGTPSPPSRQAWSRDNPGFEPEDEIMEADWPPASPGRRSVSTASSSSCSSGLGSYTGAGSSTHISRGGLYPTPTVDARQQDRHDHRSCMKQILQKIRILWGTELMEDSDNSRERYLRNVLREMVTYIAFLITICILTYGMVSANMYYYTKVMSQLFLDTPLSAGDPSSFRSLSTMEDFWKFTEGPFLNGMYWEVWYNNKSLPENQSLIYYENLLLGVPRLRQVKVRNESCSIHEDLRDEVHDCYNMYTPTNEDTTSFGPKKGTAWVYTAESNMNGSGYWGQISKYGGGGYYQDLSRTKEESATQLQFLKDHLWLDRGTRAVFFDFSVYNGNINLFCIARLLVEFPATGGVVTSWQFQTVRLIRYVSSWDYFVGLCEVAFCLFILYYVVEEVLEIRIHRLHYFKSLWNCLDVLIVVLSVVAIIMNITRTAMVGNRLKGLLENHTAHPSFELLANLQVQFNNVAAVIVFFAWVKLFKFINFNKTMSQLSGTMSRCAKDLVGFAIMFFIIFLAYAQLAYLVFGTQVNDFSTFQASIFTQFRIILGDFEFSEIEEANPVLGPIYFTTFVFFIFFILMNMFLAIINDTYSEVKADMSQQRTEMEMTDLIKKGCNKALMKLRLKKTAVDDISDSLRQAGGKLNIDELRQDLKRKGHTDAEIQAIFAKYDRDGDQELTEHEHQQMRDDLEKERDLDLERNSLTRPSSGRSFPRTQDDSEEDDDEDSGHSSRRRGSSSGGVSYEEFQVLVRRVDRMEHSIGSIVSKIDAVIVKLETMERAKLKRRDVLGKLLDGVMEDERLGRDTDVHREQMERLVREELERWESDDMVSQVSHPQPATPVGPRPRPSSSLSTDGLDTSTNGGSHV